Part of the Candidatus Poribacteria bacterium genome is shown below.
ACACCCCTTCCCGAATGTAATAGGTAGTATCTTCTGCTGGGGACAAAATAATCGGGGCATTCCCTGAAATTGTGCCGGTACACAACGGATTGTGCGCCGGTAGGACAGACACAGCAAAACCATTCTCTGCCAACCACGTCGCCGCATCGGCGGGCCACTCCTCAAATATTTTTTTAGAGGGTCCAGTTGACCCATCATTATTTCCCCAACAATGAGAACAGAGACTGTATCCTGTCGATTCGTCAACATAGATAGGTTTATGAATCGTGCAAACCGTTACAGACGAAACACCAGGTATATACACGTCCTCCTTATGGGTGGGACAGTGCGGTGAAACCGGTGCACCACTCAGGGTACACACTTGTCGTGTTTTCAATTGTTCTGGTTTGGTAAACCAGTGGTGTGTGTCTTGTCCTGTCAAGGCAGTGAAGAGCGCGAACAGGATCGGAGTTGCTGCATCTGTGCCGCTCAGCATGGGTGTTCCCTTTCCATCGAAATTACCGAGCCATACACCGATTGTGAAAGTAGGCGAGTACCCGATGCACCATGCATCTCGGTGTCCATAAGATGTCCCAGTCTTCCACGCAATCTTTGGTAGGTTCATTGTCCTTTCAAACGCTTCTGGATTTTTAACCGTGTTGGTAGGCAGTTGTGAGTTTGTTAACATCTCGGTTATGATGAAGCTGGTCTCTTGTCGGAGTAAACGTTTGGAATAGTTTTCAGTTTTCGGTTGATGAGGCTTTGTCAGTTGATAAGGTCCAAATTCTCCCATATTTGCCAGTCCAGCATAAAGTGTTGTCAATTCGAGTAGATTCACTTCGCATCCGCCGAGAACCATGGAGAGTCCGTACTTCTGAGCAGGCGCGAGTGTAGAGATACCGGCTTGTTTGAGGAAGGCGTGTAGCGTCCTATTTTTCAAGCGTGCATTAAGACTAACGGCGGGGACATTGAGAGAACGTGCGAGGGCTTGACGGGCAGTGACGTAACCGTTATATTTCCCATCATAGTTCACCGGTGTATAGTCAGCATAGGTAACAGGGACATCGAATAACAATGTTTCAGGTGTAATCAAGCCCTCTTGCATTGCCAGGGCATAGACGAAAGGTTTGAGTGCAGAACCTGGAGAACGCGGGGCGAGCGTTCCATTTATTTGTCCTAATGCCTTCCGGTCGAAAAAGTCGTGGGAACCTACCATTGCTAAGATATGACGGTTTTGGGTATCCATGACGATGATTGCGCCTGTGCTGGTGCTATGAGACCCGCGCAAACTCGGTTTACGCGCTGCGTCCCCCAAATATTCGCTAAGGAGGCGTGCCGCAGTATCTTGAACCTTCGCGTCTATGGTCGTGTGTATCCTGCCATTTGTTGTCCGTGAGTGGGAGGGGTTTCTAACCCCGAATTTCTTCCGGTTTTCTTTAATCAATAGGCGTGAGAGGTGTGGTGCTTTAAATGGAAGTGGATAGCGTTTGTGCGGAATCGGTTCTTGGACTGCCTCCTGCCACTGCTGTTCGGAAATTTGTCGGCGTGCAAGGAGACGATTCAGGACTTTTTCGCGCGCCTTTCGGGCGTTTTCCGGGAACCTGTCAGGGCGTAAACGTTCTGGAGCGTTCGGAATGGCGGCGAGAAGTGCGGCTTCTCCAAGACTAAGCGTATGCTGGGGTTTGTTGAAGTAGAACCGCGAGGCTGCCGCTGTCCCGACTATATTCCCACCATACGGGAGCATGTTGAAATAAAACGTTAAAATCTCTGATTTGGAATAAGCGTGTTCAAGTTGAAAGGCACGGAACATCTCAATGAATTTGTTCGGAATGTTACGCGCCTTAGGTTCCATCAATCGAGCGAGTTGCATGGTGATGGTTGAACCCCCGCGAACAACTTCACCCGCTTTCAAATTGTCATAAATGGCTGTGGCAATCGATATAGGATTGATACCGTAATGATAGTAGAACCATCTATCTTCTGATATGAGTATTGCTTGGTGGAGTAAGGGGGAATAGGTATCGGTTGTTGCATTTGTCCCGTAGTGAGAATTTTGGGTTAAAGAGGGGGCTGATTTATTGAAAATCTGTTGTGATTGATAACTAAATCGCCACATGCCATCGTCGGCTAAAAATGCTCGAAGCCACTCACCGTTTCTGTCCAACACAATCTGAGATACAGGTGGATGGAGACGTGCTTTGGGTAGGGGGAAACACCAGTTTGCGAGCATAAAAAGGATGACAATCAACAAGAAAGATAGCATTACAGTCATCAGTCTTCCAAAGAGGGGGTGTCGGTTAGAAGAGGGGTTTGTTAGACGAAAACCTCTTAACTGAAAACTGAAAACTGAAAACTGAAAACTATTCATCATTCTGGGACCACTGTAATGCGCATACTACCCGTTACAGCGGATTTTGTTGTATCGTACATCGCCTCGGCGGCAATGGGAGGTAAGGTAAATTCGCCTTGTGTGACGGCGCGTAGCGCGTAATAGAATTTACGTTCGCGTTGGCGAGTGAACGTGCCGAAGAAGATGAGCCTGTCATCGCGAATATCGATATAATCCGGTTTGAAATCTTGTGTTTTCAACCATGAAATACCTGCTCGGGATTCTAATCGCGGATTCTCAATTTCGAATCCCGTAGGCAACATATCTACGACGACAACGTTTTCAAGGTTGGCGGTGAGAGCTTTAACGTTTATCTCAGCGATGATGAGTTCGCCGTGTGCAAAGGTGCCTGTCCGTTCTTCACCGTCTTTGTTAAAATAGCGTCTGCGAACCTGTAATTCGTGCTCGTATTCTTCGATGAAGGAATCGCGTTGGATGCCAAACGCGCTCCAATAATAGTAGCAACTGCCCTCACCTTTAACAGAAAGTTGGACACGCATCCCATCCCACATTTTATCGGTATAACGGGTCTCCGTTGCGTCGAAGTCGGCGAAATGTTCGCCATTAAGCGTTAGGGTCCCCGTGTAATTTCTATCCATCTGTTTCTTCAGAATCTTGCCGAGTGCCAGAAACGCAAAGGCGTTTTCTTGTGTTGTTGCCCATCGGTTCCGCTCAGCTGCTGCAGCACTTAGGTTTTGGACGAGCATTGGGATTGACGGGTGGTTTTTGTTAACTTCAGCAAGAACGTCTAACATGATGGCTTGGGCTCGAATAGGGGAATCAAGCGTTCCGCCTGTCTCGCGATGTCCGTTGCCTTTATTAAAATTGGGTGATACTGACACCGGTAGCATTGACAGGGCGGTTTCCAGTTCGCCGCTGAGAGCGAACGCGCCTGCGAGTTGAAAGTGGCTATAATCGCTAAGTCCGCTCAAGCCTCTGTTTTTCAGATAGTGCATCGTGCCTCGGTCGGGATGTCCAGCAGCAGCTAAGACGTAAGCGGCATAGGTTGCTAATGAAATCTTTTTTCTGATCTCTTGTGCTTCGTTTTCTGTGTTTAGCGAGAATTTCGCTTCCGTTCTTAAACCTTCCAGCATTGCGTCATAAACCCGGTCTGAGACCTCGTAGCCTGCCTTTCGTGCCTCGACGAGGAAGTGAGACGCATAGATACTGCTCCATGGGTTCACGTAGGTGCCACCGGGCCAATAAGCGAAACGATCGTCTGACTTCAACATACTTTCGATTTTCGTGATACCCGATGTGATGTAGTGATCCACCGAGTCTTCTGCTGCCAGCATCGGTTCGACACTTCGCGCCAAACCGTTGAAGTAAAGCAGCGGAAAAACCTTGCTCGTTGTTTGTTCGAGACAGCCGTGCGGGTAACGTATAAGGTAACGCAGACTGTCCGCAAACCTAATATTGGGGAACGGAGATAACGTGAGACTAAACTCTGACGAATCGGGTATTAAATTTGATGGGAAAATAAAATCAACAGGTTCACCTGCGCGGACCACTCCCTGTCCGGTTTGTGTGACAGGTGGTGCCACGGAACGCAGTGGGATTTTAACGTCTAATTGAGTTGTTTGTGTCTTACCGTGCGCCGAAAGATTGAAGTTGGCTTCCCCGATTGCGTCCTGAACGAGAAGATCGAAAAAAACTTGTGCTTCTGCGCCTGCGTCGACCTTCTGGTCTATACTGAGTTTGTCTGCTGTATATTGGCTATCGGAAGCCAGCGGAGGTTGTTGATCGCTGGCTATTGATGGATCATTATTGGCAGCCGTTGCTGAAAGGAGTTGCACATCGCCTGATGCTTGCAATTCGACCGTAAATTCCTCTTCCGCGCCCGTGCCGTTAAAGAGGGTGACCGGGACACGAACCTTATCACCACCCGCAAGGAATCGTGGAAATGTCGGGGTTAAGACAATAGGTTCGCGGACAGTCAGATGCGCTTCTGTGCCACCGTAATCGCCATCTGCGAATGCGACTGCCATCAACCTGAGTGTCCCATTGAACTGCGGGATTTTGAATTGAACAGTCCCGCGACCCTTTCCATCGGTTTTCACGAATCCTGACCAGAGTGAAATCGGTTTTACGCGCCGGATGCTGCCTGTGCTCAATCGCTTCCGCAGTTCCGCCTGTCGTGTCGTGGCTGCATCTCCCCCCGTACTTGAGTTGTCGATAACATTTGCGATTTCGGGGAGGATCCCACTATACACGTCGAAGGAGCGCGTCTTAAGCCCACGCTGTCTATAGAAGTAAGCGTGTGGGTTGGGTGTTTTGAAATCGGTTAACGCGAGGATCCCTTCATCAACGGCTGCGATACAGACATCATATTTTTGCCAAGAACGTCTACCGTGAACTTGGAACGCTATAGTCACTTCGCTATTCGGTAGGACTGTCGCTGCGCTTTCTATATTCTTTTCTGGACTGGCGAGTGGAATCTTCTCCATATCACCAGCATCGTTTCCCTGATTGAGCGACATTTCTATCGAGAGCTGTCTCCGTGTTTCATCTATTTTGAGTGGAATTACCCCAAACGCCCGCGCCGGAAGCGGCGATTTCTTAGCAGTTGTAGGAGGGGTTTGTAACCCCGATTCCATCGGGATGGCGCGCGTCAACGTCGCAGAGAGATACACATTCGGTCTATAGGCATAACGGATTGGGATTGATAAAGTTGTGGTGTTATTTTTCATCACGATTGTCCGGTAACTCAACACCTTTTCCCGTTCGATCGTCAGCAGGAGTGTGCCCGGAAACGGTGCCTTAACATATAGTTTTGCTGTTTGCCCCGGACGGTAAGCAGGCTTATTAAGCGTCAGTTCCAGTCGAGTGGGATGTTCCATAGAAACTGGAATGTTTCCCCATCCGCTGACATAAAATCCGAGTTCTGCCGTCGCTGTCGAGGTGATGTCCTCAAGACGGACGCGGTATTCACCATAATCTGAGGGCGTTAAGGTCACCGTCTGGACTGTTTCTGCTGAAGTTAGTGTGACCGTTTCCACTTCTGTTGTTTGAGGTTCCGAGACGTACGCATAGCGCCCGGCACCGTTCTGACGGAGTATCGTGTTCCAGTGGACTTTGTGGAGGCTGAGTTTGAGGTCTCTTCCGGGTGCAACTGCCATTGTATCGTTAACAGCAATGTAATCGAATCGGAGCGGTTGGTTGATTTTTACATCCCCGGTCTTTGTGCGTCGGAGTCCAACGTAATGCGAATACGGATGGATTACAACGCTGTGAGAAGCGGTGACGGCTCTGCCGCCGACTTCGCTAACGGTCGCTGTCAGCGTGCCGTTTAGCAGAGAAGGTGCTTTCAGCGTTTCAGGGATCGTGAATTGATAGGACGCTTTACCCGCTGCATCAGTTTTAACTTCTCCCAATCCAATTCTTTGTTTTTCAAAATTGGAACGCGCATTCCCAAAGACAAACGAGTTCCACTGTGTTGCACTTGCGTTGGCTGCTGAATTTACAAACGAGACTGCTTCCAATTCGCAGGCAGCTTCCACCGTGCGACCTACTGCTGGGGGACCGAATAGATTGATAGCGGACACTTCAATGCCGAGTTCCTCTCCAAGTTTATAAGTGGATTTATCCGCTGTTACAGCGACTTTTATCCGATCAGGCATGAATTCTTCGACCTGAAATTGGACTCTTCCAACGACCCGATCAGCGATCCGCATTTTGGCAATATAATTACCAGTCAAGGCGTAGGTAGGGATAGGAATTTCCACATCGCAGGCACCGCTTTTGTTTGTTTGTAGTCTTAAATCCCGCATAATTCTGCCGTTTGGGGAGAGCACTTCAATCCTGGCAGGGATCGGTTGTGGTGTTACCTGCTTTGGTCCTCGAACAATTCCAGCAAGTTGGACGGTTTCACCCGGACGATAGACCCCTCTGCTTGTGTAGAGGAACGCTTCATAACCTTTTTGCAGGTAGGCAGAACCGGCAGTATTAAAATCTGCTGTTGCGATTTCGTGTCGGTTGAGTTGAATGAAGGCGAGATCGTCCCGTTTCGCGGCGGTGATCATAAACGGTGTGAAATTTTCAGTCTTCTCCACAACGTCTGTGAACTGGATGTATCCTGCCCAGTTGGTTGTCCCCTCGAGGAGCGTTTGGTTATTATCGCTAATGAGTTTAACGCGCGCCGCTGGGACTGCCGAACCCGTCGCGAGTGATTTCACCCAAACGTATAGGTTATCTTCTAAGCGTTTGGCAGTGATCCCCAAGTCTGTGATGAGCACCCATTGATGTGCACTATCCCACTCCCGCTCCGCGTTTCGCGCCACGACCTTGAAGATGCCGACATGTTCGTCTGAGAGATATTCTTCCAAGGAGATAGGTGTTGTTACTTCTTCGTTCAATTGCGACGGAATATCGAGTTCTTCTGTCCGAATCGGTTTACCTAAGTTTCTGCTCCAGCGACTCCATCGTTCTAATTTTGATATGTAGATAAGGTTGTTCGCGAAAACTTTTTCGATATTGAGTTTCACGCTTTTAACATTGATTGTTGCGAGACCTAAGTTCAGATGCCCCTTTCTCGCGAGGAAGAACCCG
Proteins encoded:
- the pbpC gene encoding penicillin-binding protein 1C, which encodes MMNSFQFSVFSFQLRGFRLTNPSSNRHPLFGRLMTVMLSFLLIVILFMLANWCFPLPKARLHPPVSQIVLDRNGEWLRAFLADDGMWRFSYQSQQIFNKSAPSLTQNSHYGTNATTDTYSPLLHQAILISEDRWFYYHYGINPISIATAIYDNLKAGEVVRGGSTITMQLARLMEPKARNIPNKFIEMFRAFQLEHAYSKSEILTFYFNMLPYGGNIVGTAAASRFYFNKPQHTLSLGEAALLAAIPNAPERLRPDRFPENARKAREKVLNRLLARRQISEQQWQEAVQEPIPHKRYPLPFKAPHLSRLLIKENRKKFGVRNPSHSRTTNGRIHTTIDAKVQDTAARLLSEYLGDAARKPSLRGSHSTSTGAIIVMDTQNRHILAMVGSHDFFDRKALGQINGTLAPRSPGSALKPFVYALAMQEGLITPETLLFDVPVTYADYTPVNYDGKYNGYVTARQALARSLNVPAVSLNARLKNRTLHAFLKQAGISTLAPAQKYGLSMVLGGCEVNLLELTTLYAGLANMGEFGPYQLTKPHQPKTENYSKRLLRQETSFIITEMLTNSQLPTNTVKNPEAFERTMNLPKIAWKTGTSYGHRDAWCIGYSPTFTIGVWLGNFDGKGTPMLSGTDAATPILFALFTALTGQDTHHWFTKPEQLKTRQVCTLSGAPVSPHCPTHKEDVYIPGVSSVTVCTIHKPIYVDESTGYSLCSHCWGNNDGSTGPSKKIFEEWPADAATWLAENGFAVSVLPAHNPLCTGTISGNAPIILSPAEDTTYYIREGVSLENQKIRLTASASSRTQDLFWFLDGELIFQGNAGEQYWLTPTRGKHVLTCVDAEGRSATRPLHISVIR
- a CDS encoding alpha-2-macroglobulin family protein — its product is MAAKLSTNLSAKPGSRNLLLKSLIGVIGLMSLLLAACIVYIVQGTVRARTRYSVKTFSPQGEVPQWVDLSITFSEAVIDKSRVGTEVPAEALRFTPAVQGSARWIARDRVGFFLDAPLAPSAQYTVQLTPELNPSETFLLTGQKEFKFATDPFAVQQARMEFTANDAREHATGFGTIAFNYPITIVDLKAHLSIELDDETEIPYQIQTNTATARTVTFETKRIKRGNADQEIKIKIEKGFKCTGGKIGLEKASVTPVILRGRGTLGVTYADVWESDGTPYISVSFSAPVLSDAIKPYIELTPAVAHQVTSDYRNVQIHGNFKRRTTYTLKIRRGLTARNDAVLKQDYKTRLRIPDIRPQLRFLGDGFFLARKGHLNLGLATINVKSVKLNIEKVFANNLIYISKLERWSRWSRNLGKPIRTEELDIPSQLNEEVTTPISLEEYLSDEHVGIFKVVARNAEREWDSAHQWVLITDLGITAKRLEDNLYVWVKSLATGSAVPAARVKLISDNNQTLLEGTTNWAGYIQFTDVVEKTENFTPFMITAAKRDDLAFIQLNRHEIATADFNTAGSAYLQKGYEAFLYTSRGVYRPGETVQLAGIVRGPKQVTPQPIPARIEVLSPNGRIMRDLRLQTNKSGACDVEIPIPTYALTGNYIAKMRIADRVVGRVQFQVEEFMPDRIKVAVTADKSTYKLGEELGIEVSAINLFGPPAVGRTVEAACELEAVSFVNSAANASATQWNSFVFGNARSNFEKQRIGLGEVKTDAAGKASYQFTIPETLKAPSLLNGTLTATVSEVGGRAVTASHSVVIHPYSHYVGLRRTKTGDVKINQPLRFDYIAVNDTMAVAPGRDLKLSLHKVHWNTILRQNGAGRYAYVSEPQTTEVETVTLTSAETVQTVTLTPSDYGEYRVRLEDITSTATAELGFYVSGWGNIPVSMEHPTRLELTLNKPAYRPGQTAKLYVKAPFPGTLLLTIEREKVLSYRTIVMKNNTTTLSIPIRYAYRPNVYLSATLTRAIPMESGLQTPPTTAKKSPLPARAFGVIPLKIDETRRQLSIEMSLNQGNDAGDMEKIPLASPEKNIESAATVLPNSEVTIAFQVHGRRSWQKYDVCIAAVDEGILALTDFKTPNPHAYFYRQRGLKTRSFDVYSGILPEIANVIDNSSTGGDAATTRQAELRKRLSTGSIRRVKPISLWSGFVKTDGKGRGTVQFKIPQFNGTLRLMAVAFADGDYGGTEAHLTVREPIVLTPTFPRFLAGGDKVRVPVTLFNGTGAEEEFTVELQASGDVQLLSATAANNDPSIASDQQPPLASDSQYTADKLSIDQKVDAGAEAQVFFDLLVQDAIGEANFNLSAHGKTQTTQLDVKIPLRSVAPPVTQTGQGVVRAGEPVDFIFPSNLIPDSSEFSLTLSPFPNIRFADSLRYLIRYPHGCLEQTTSKVFPLLYFNGLARSVEPMLAAEDSVDHYITSGITKIESMLKSDDRFAYWPGGTYVNPWSSIYASHFLVEARKAGYEVSDRVYDAMLEGLRTEAKFSLNTENEAQEIRKKISLATYAAYVLAAAGHPDRGTMHYLKNRGLSGLSDYSHFQLAGAFALSGELETALSMLPVSVSPNFNKGNGHRETGGTLDSPIRAQAIMLDVLAEVNKNHPSIPMLVQNLSAAAAERNRWATTQENAFAFLALGKILKKQMDRNYTGTLTLNGEHFADFDATETRYTDKMWDGMRVQLSVKGEGSCYYYWSAFGIQRDSFIEEYEHELQVRRRYFNKDGEERTGTFAHGELIIAEINVKALTANLENVVVVDMLPTGFEIENPRLESRAGISWLKTQDFKPDYIDIRDDRLIFFGTFTRQRERKFYYALRAVTQGEFTLPPIAAEAMYDTTKSAVTGSMRITVVPE